In Sphingobacterium thalpophilum, a genomic segment contains:
- a CDS encoding two-component regulator propeller domain-containing protein, whose amino-acid sequence MIRTLVVFTWMMLTFFSYGQSQPVTFQRYSSKDGLSSNTIYSIYRDSYGFLWLGTEDGLNRFDGRHYNVYRYDANKENSLMANHISALCEDMKGRIWIGTNGGGLSYYDREADRIRSYNLTPDGKWLSTAINAIDKDASGNIWIASYGALYILDVNDLQKRMDPTYRRIVEAFAGKVTGSVFRDRKNNMWVSSENGIFRISADLKTIKRFEVLSEKEGYGNGIEISSIVEDDQGRIWVGSMLGLKYLNPGDSQFNKFSAGEGKGALSSPRIYTLCYNQKQDLWIGTDKGLDVLNTRDLTIRTFKPDPSNVHSLSHKSIRSIFVDNSGIYWIGTFQGGLNKFDTNLSQFRLKSLDFLEGMTGDPAIVTSFAAYQNKIFLGVDGGGIWRYDRSTDRLSSVELSANLPKDLTVLTLERKLDQLWIGTYQQGVICYDLLNGNLKRYTVGNREDNLNNNDIFCLKVDFRGNTWVGTNGGGVNIIQKGSAIVKKYKREEHSNDGIELPGNFIRALAEDQEHNMWIGTYGSGLVMYDPLKQQTTLYDKVKNKLPSNYILAVHTDKNGNLWVGTNGNGVGLLRKGKTLFETLSEKDGLVNGAIQSIIEDDKGRIWFSTNKGLSCYSPVQNKFKNYSNAVGLQEGAFMLGASLKTDDGEIYFGGQKGFNHFYPAHLKTNGNPAKVALTDLKIDNVIVQPTEKGPIQQSLLTADRINLKYKQNFSISFAALNLTVPEDNQYEYRLVGFDKNWIRNGKENSAYYTNLDPGDYVFEVRASNNDGIWNKEIKSIAIHVAPPFWRTIYAYLFYVLAVLGGLLWIRHRGIQKLKQKFAIEQERIQAKQLIEQQKRDAETKHQIDAMKIRFLTNLSHEFRTPISLITGPVDALIAKNKDSKLGDQLNLVSRNARRLLNLVNQLLDFRKMEYHELKVQDEDGELVSFVQEVYRSFQDMALQKGIDYSFFPCQEKLYCRFDRNKVERILFNLIYNAFKFTKKGGDIAVSISSISLVDKKLHVSLEVRDTGIGIPEQLQQSIFESFFQHDTEGKVASQGSGIGLSIAQSFVQMYHGEISVSSQPDSGSTFKFDLWLDQAESVYEGGVEPEVVTEIQPVELRQCPLVLIIEDDEDFRYYLSESLKEYYQIIEATNGKDGWQKALFHHPDLVVSDVQMPYMNGMEFSQKLAQDKRTKHIPVVLLTASQVDNGLVCGLESGAVGYLTKPFDMDVLVAKVNSLLQLNQAFKEVYSKQVSIVAPEMTIKSEKDKFLQKVLKYVHDNIDNPQLSVEALSAHTSMSRASLYNKLLELTGMSPVDFIRSVKLEKAAGLLEKSDKSISEIAYETGFANPNYFTKVFKAKYQMTPSEYIQLQKSTSV is encoded by the coding sequence ATGATACGAACTTTAGTGGTATTCACCTGGATGATGCTGACGTTTTTTTCTTATGGACAAAGCCAGCCTGTAACTTTTCAACGCTATTCTTCAAAGGATGGACTTTCTTCCAATACAATCTATAGTATCTACCGCGATAGTTATGGTTTTCTTTGGCTAGGAACAGAAGATGGGCTTAATCGCTTCGACGGACGTCATTACAATGTCTACCGCTATGATGCCAACAAAGAGAATAGTTTAATGGCAAACCATATTTCGGCTTTATGTGAAGACATGAAGGGAAGAATATGGATCGGTACAAATGGAGGGGGATTAAGTTATTATGATCGGGAAGCTGACCGGATCAGGTCGTACAATCTTACCCCTGATGGTAAATGGCTCAGTACCGCTATTAATGCGATCGATAAGGATGCAAGTGGAAATATCTGGATCGCTTCCTATGGTGCTTTGTATATTTTGGACGTCAATGATCTACAAAAGAGAATGGATCCAACTTATCGACGTATTGTAGAAGCTTTTGCCGGTAAAGTAACGGGCAGTGTTTTTCGTGACCGTAAGAACAACATGTGGGTGTCATCAGAGAATGGCATATTCCGCATATCAGCAGACCTAAAGACCATAAAACGTTTTGAAGTTCTTTCGGAAAAGGAAGGATATGGAAATGGAATTGAAATTAGTTCCATTGTTGAAGATGATCAGGGCCGTATCTGGGTCGGATCTATGCTTGGCCTTAAATATTTGAATCCGGGCGATTCGCAGTTCAATAAATTCAGCGCAGGAGAAGGGAAAGGAGCTTTAAGCAGCCCCCGCATTTACACCTTATGTTACAATCAAAAGCAAGACTTATGGATCGGAACGGACAAGGGTCTTGATGTGCTTAATACCAGGGATTTAACAATTCGGACCTTTAAGCCGGATCCAAGTAATGTTCATAGTCTTTCTCATAAATCGATACGATCTATTTTTGTCGATAATAGCGGAATTTACTGGATAGGTACCTTTCAGGGAGGGCTAAATAAATTCGATACCAATTTAAGCCAATTTAGATTAAAAAGTTTAGATTTTCTGGAGGGTATGACCGGTGACCCAGCTATAGTAACTTCTTTCGCGGCTTATCAAAATAAGATTTTTTTGGGCGTTGATGGTGGTGGTATCTGGAGATATGACCGATCGACAGATAGACTGTCGTCTGTTGAACTTTCGGCCAACTTACCTAAAGATCTAACGGTGTTGACTTTGGAAAGAAAACTCGATCAGCTTTGGATCGGTACCTATCAGCAAGGGGTTATCTGTTATGATCTGCTTAATGGAAACCTAAAAAGATATACTGTTGGTAACAGGGAAGATAATTTGAATAATAACGATATTTTTTGTTTAAAAGTAGATTTTCGGGGGAATACCTGGGTTGGGACGAATGGCGGCGGCGTGAACATCATTCAAAAAGGAAGCGCTATCGTCAAAAAATACAAGCGGGAAGAGCACTCAAACGATGGAATAGAGCTACCTGGAAATTTTATACGTGCGCTAGCGGAGGATCAGGAACATAATATGTGGATAGGAACTTACGGCTCGGGCCTGGTGATGTATGATCCTTTAAAACAACAGACTACACTGTATGATAAAGTAAAAAATAAGCTTCCAAGCAATTATATATTAGCCGTGCATACGGATAAAAATGGAAATTTATGGGTTGGAACAAATGGCAATGGAGTAGGTTTGCTGCGAAAAGGGAAAACACTATTTGAGACACTTTCTGAGAAAGATGGATTAGTGAATGGTGCTATTCAGAGTATTATCGAGGACGATAAAGGGAGGATCTGGTTTTCAACAAACAAAGGATTGAGTTGTTATTCTCCGGTGCAAAATAAGTTCAAAAACTATTCTAATGCTGTGGGATTGCAAGAAGGTGCTTTTATGCTCGGTGCGTCATTAAAAACGGACGATGGAGAAATTTATTTTGGTGGGCAGAAAGGGTTTAACCATTTTTATCCGGCTCATTTAAAAACAAATGGCAATCCTGCGAAGGTCGCACTGACGGATTTAAAAATTGACAATGTGATCGTTCAGCCCACGGAGAAGGGGCCAATACAGCAGTCGCTGTTGACTGCCGATCGCATCAACCTGAAATATAAACAAAATTTTTCAATTTCTTTCGCTGCGCTAAATCTAACTGTACCTGAGGATAACCAATACGAGTACCGACTTGTCGGCTTTGACAAAAATTGGATTCGAAATGGAAAGGAAAATAGTGCCTATTATACAAATTTGGATCCGGGAGATTATGTTTTTGAGGTTCGCGCAAGCAACAACGACGGTATTTGGAACAAGGAAATCAAATCGATTGCGATACACGTTGCTCCACCGTTTTGGCGCACCATTTATGCTTATCTATTTTATGTGCTAGCAGTATTGGGCGGCCTGCTGTGGATCAGACATCGCGGGATTCAAAAGTTAAAACAAAAATTTGCGATTGAACAAGAGCGTATCCAGGCGAAGCAGCTCATTGAACAGCAAAAGAGAGATGCCGAGACAAAGCATCAAATAGATGCAATGAAAATCCGATTCTTAACAAATTTAAGTCATGAATTCCGAACCCCAATCTCTTTAATCACAGGGCCCGTGGATGCTTTGATTGCCAAAAATAAAGATAGCAAACTGGGCGATCAACTAAATTTGGTAAGCCGTAACGCGCGGCGGCTTTTAAATTTGGTCAACCAATTACTAGATTTTCGTAAAATGGAATACCATGAATTGAAAGTGCAGGATGAAGATGGTGAATTGGTATCTTTTGTACAGGAAGTATACCGTTCATTTCAGGATATGGCGCTGCAAAAAGGTATCGATTATTCTTTTTTTCCATGCCAGGAAAAATTGTATTGCCGTTTTGACCGAAATAAGGTTGAGCGCATTCTATTTAATTTAATCTATAACGCTTTTAAATTTACCAAAAAGGGTGGGGATATCGCTGTAAGTATATCCTCTATAAGCCTTGTCGACAAGAAACTGCATGTTTCCCTTGAAGTGCGCGATACTGGTATCGGAATTCCCGAGCAATTGCAACAATCGATATTTGAGAGTTTTTTTCAGCATGATACTGAGGGCAAGGTGGCAAGTCAGGGTTCAGGTATTGGACTGTCAATTGCACAGTCATTTGTTCAGATGTACCATGGCGAGATTTCGGTTAGCAGTCAACCCGACAGCGGAAGTACCTTTAAATTTGATCTATGGCTGGATCAAGCTGAGTCGGTATATGAGGGAGGGGTTGAACCAGAAGTAGTTACGGAGATACAACCTGTGGAGCTTAGACAGTGCCCGCTTGTGTTGATTATTGAAGATGATGAAGATTTTAGATATTACCTCAGCGAGTCTTTAAAGGAGTATTATCAGATTATCGAGGCTACTAACGGAAAGGATGGCTGGCAAAAAGCACTTTTTCATCACCCTGACCTTGTGGTGAGCGATGTTCAGATGCCATATATGAATGGTATGGAATTTTCACAGAAGCTGGCGCAGGATAAACGGACAAAACATATTCCTGTTGTACTGCTGACGGCCTCACAGGTCGACAATGGTCTTGTTTGCGGGCTTGAATCGGGTGCGGTTGGATATCTGACCAAACCTTTTGATATGGATGTACTGGTAGCGAAGGTTAACAGTTTGCTTCAGCTGAATCAGGCGTTCAAGGAAGTCTATAGTAAACAGGTATCTATTGTAGCTCCCGAAATGACGATTAAGTCCGAAAAAGATAAATTTTTACAAAAAGTGCTCAAATATGTGCACGATAATATCGATAATCCACAACTTTCGGTAGAAGCGCTGAGTGCCCACACCTCGATGAGCCGAGCCTCCCTATACAATAAGTTGCTGGAACTTACGGGAATGTCACCTGTAGATTTTATACGCTCGGTAAAACTAGAAAAGGCTGCAGGCTTGCTTGAAAAAAGTGATAAGTCCATTTCTGAAATTGCTTACGAGACGGGATTTGCCAATCCAAACTATTTTACAAAAGTCTTTAAAGCGAAATATCAAATGACACCAAGTGAATATATCCAATTGCAAAAAAGCACATCCGTGTAA
- the fsa gene encoding fructose-6-phosphate aldolase → MKFFIDTASLTEIRMAQNLGVLDGVTTNPSLMAKEGITGTTHVHAHYKAICDIVEGDVSAEVISTDFNGMIDEGLLLAALDNKIVVKVPMTEDGIKAIKYFSTKQIKTNCTLVFSAGQALLAAKAGATYVSPFVGRLDDISVDGLALIREIRTIYDNYAFETQILAASVRHSAHILGCAKIGADVMTGPLQAIFSLLKHPLTDSGLAQFLADHKRVAAQSNN, encoded by the coding sequence ATGAAATTTTTTATCGATACAGCAAGTCTCACTGAGATTCGTATGGCTCAAAATTTAGGTGTCCTAGATGGAGTGACGACCAATCCTTCGCTCATGGCCAAAGAGGGCATTACAGGAACAACTCATGTACATGCCCATTACAAAGCTATCTGTGATATTGTGGAGGGTGATGTCAGTGCTGAAGTGATTTCGACTGATTTTAACGGGATGATTGACGAAGGTTTGCTCTTAGCGGCCTTAGACAATAAGATTGTTGTTAAGGTTCCGATGACTGAAGACGGCATTAAAGCGATTAAATATTTTAGTACAAAGCAAATTAAAACCAACTGCACCCTGGTATTTTCTGCCGGGCAAGCACTCTTGGCCGCGAAAGCTGGAGCTACTTATGTGTCGCCTTTCGTGGGCAGGCTTGATGATATATCTGTTGATGGATTGGCGCTGATCCGTGAAATACGGACCATTTATGATAATTATGCTTTTGAAACCCAAATTCTTGCGGCTTCGGTACGTCATAGTGCGCATATACTAGGTTGTGCCAAGATTGGTGCGGATGTTATGACGGGACCTTTGCAGGCGATCTTCTCCCTTTTAAAACATCCGCTGACGGACAGTGGGCTCGCTCAATTTTTAGCTGATCATAAACGCGTTGCTGCACAAAGTAACAATTGA
- a CDS encoding transketolase: MTKHSIHNLEAIVKQVRRDILRMVHGCQSGHPGGSLGCTELLVSLYFELMQRNDHFDLNGMGEDLFFLSNGHISPVFYSVLARSGYFPIDELATFRKLNSRLQGHPTTHEGLPGIRVASGSLGQGLSVAIGAAQGKKLNKDNRFVYVLMGDGELQEGQVWEAAMYAAHNEMDNLIAIVDYNGAQIDGATNDVLSLGDLPRKWMAFGWKVIEIMRGNDISSVISGLQKAQASTGVGLPVMVLLHTEMGNGVDFMMGSHKWHGIAPSDEQLSLALNQNAETLGDYIA; encoded by the coding sequence ATGACAAAACATAGTATACATAATTTAGAAGCGATTGTTAAGCAAGTCCGAAGGGATATACTCCGCATGGTACATGGTTGCCAGTCGGGGCATCCGGGAGGATCGTTGGGTTGTACTGAATTGTTGGTCTCTTTGTACTTCGAGTTGATGCAGCGAAACGATCATTTTGACTTGAATGGTATGGGGGAAGATCTGTTTTTCCTTTCCAATGGTCATATCTCTCCGGTATTTTATAGTGTGTTGGCGCGATCGGGGTATTTTCCAATCGATGAACTTGCTACTTTCAGAAAACTCAACTCACGGTTGCAGGGACATCCGACAACACATGAAGGACTGCCAGGTATCCGGGTCGCTTCGGGATCCTTGGGACAAGGGCTTTCTGTCGCTATTGGCGCTGCTCAAGGAAAAAAACTAAATAAGGATAACCGCTTTGTTTATGTGCTGATGGGCGATGGTGAATTGCAGGAAGGGCAGGTATGGGAAGCGGCCATGTATGCAGCCCACAACGAAATGGACAATTTGATTGCTATTGTAGATTACAATGGTGCGCAGATTGATGGTGCTACCAATGATGTCCTTTCGCTGGGCGACCTACCTCGCAAATGGATGGCATTTGGCTGGAAGGTTATTGAGATTATGCGTGGTAATGATATTAGTTCTGTGATTTCAGGACTTCAAAAGGCTCAGGCTTCAACCGGAGTTGGCTTGCCAGTAATGGTGTTGCTCCATACGGAAATGGGTAATGGCGTCGATTTTATGATGGGCTCGCATAAATGGCATGGCATAGCGCCCAGCGATGAGCAACTAAGTTTGGCCTTAAACCAGAATGCAGAAACATTGGGAGATTATATTGCCTAA
- a CDS encoding transketolase family protein, translated as MKKYTYTESKDTRSGFGAGLLEAGKEDENVVALCADLIGSLKMNDFINAFPERFFQIGIAEANMMGIAAGLTIGGKIPFTGTFANFSTGRVYDQIRQSIAYSDKNVKIAASHAGLTLGEDGATHQILEDIGLMKMLPGMTVINPCDYNQTKAATLAAAKHKGPVYLRFGRPVVPVFTPEDQEFVIGEAVMLNPGNAVTILATGHLVWEAIRAGEELETLGIDAEIINIHTIKPLDEKAVLTSVAKTGCVVTAEEHNRIGGLGDSVAQLLAKQLPTPQEYVAVNDSFGESGPPSALMDKYGLNADAIVAAVLRVLKRKVAT; from the coding sequence ATGAAAAAATATACATACACAGAATCGAAAGACACACGTTCTGGATTTGGAGCCGGTTTGCTGGAAGCGGGAAAGGAAGACGAAAATGTGGTTGCACTCTGTGCAGACCTGATCGGTTCCCTCAAAATGAACGATTTCATCAACGCCTTTCCGGAGCGTTTCTTTCAGATCGGCATTGCCGAAGCAAATATGATGGGTATTGCGGCTGGACTTACCATTGGTGGAAAAATACCGTTTACAGGTACATTTGCCAATTTTTCAACGGGTCGGGTATATGATCAGATCCGACAGTCTATCGCCTATTCAGATAAAAATGTGAAAATCGCAGCTTCGCATGCCGGCCTTACATTGGGTGAAGATGGAGCGACCCATCAGATATTGGAAGATATTGGATTGATGAAAATGCTTCCGGGCATGACAGTTATTAACCCTTGCGATTATAATCAGACGAAGGCTGCAACCCTAGCAGCCGCCAAACACAAAGGGCCGGTCTATCTGCGGTTTGGACGACCTGTAGTACCGGTTTTCACGCCGGAAGATCAGGAATTTGTGATCGGTGAAGCCGTGATGCTCAACCCGGGTAATGCAGTGACCATTTTGGCAACAGGGCATCTCGTTTGGGAAGCTATACGTGCGGGGGAAGAATTGGAAACATTGGGTATTGATGCCGAAATCATTAATATCCATACCATCAAACCCCTAGACGAGAAAGCGGTACTGACTTCTGTCGCTAAGACGGGCTGCGTTGTTACAGCCGAAGAACATAACCGTATCGGTGGACTCGGAGATAGTGTCGCACAACTGTTAGCAAAACAATTGCCTACTCCGCAAGAGTATGTGGCTGTAAACGACAGTTTCGGTGAATCGGGACCGCCAAGTGCGCTGATGGATAAATATGGCCTAAACGCCGACGCTATTGTAGCTGCGGTGTTAAGAGTACTAAAAAGGAAAGTGGCGACCTAA
- a CDS encoding alpha/beta hydrolase-fold protein: protein MMRKMIYTLLCVFSVSLIARAQQAAPQEFDVERKLASTGKIDSVVYPSKTVGVTRKALIYTPPGYSTAKKYPVLYLLHGIGGDEQEWFRHGNPQVIFDNLYAEGKMEPMLVIMPNGRAMEDDRAAGNVMAPDRVAAFSTFEKDLLNDLIPFVEKQFPVIKDREHRAIFGLSMGGGQALNFGLGHMDTFAWVGGFSSAPNTKMPQELLPVPKEAKDSLKMLWISCGDQDGLLNISKRTHEYLSEHEVPHIYYLESGGHDFNVWRNDLYNVSQLLFKDKK from the coding sequence ATGATGAGAAAAATGATCTACACGTTATTGTGCGTGTTTTCTGTCAGCTTAATCGCTCGGGCGCAGCAGGCTGCTCCACAGGAATTCGATGTGGAGCGAAAATTGGCGTCCACTGGAAAAATCGACTCCGTAGTTTATCCTTCGAAAACTGTAGGGGTTACTAGGAAAGCCTTAATCTATACGCCGCCGGGATATAGTACCGCAAAAAAATACCCTGTACTGTACCTGCTGCATGGAATCGGCGGTGATGAACAGGAATGGTTCAGACATGGAAACCCGCAGGTTATTTTCGATAACCTGTATGCGGAAGGAAAAATGGAACCCATGCTGGTGATCATGCCTAATGGCCGTGCCATGGAAGATGACCGTGCTGCTGGAAATGTGATGGCACCGGATCGGGTAGCGGCGTTTTCAACTTTTGAAAAAGATCTGCTCAATGACCTGATTCCATTTGTTGAAAAGCAGTTTCCCGTTATCAAGGATCGTGAACACCGCGCGATTTTTGGGCTGTCTATGGGAGGAGGCCAGGCGCTGAATTTTGGTCTGGGCCATATGGATACTTTCGCCTGGGTAGGGGGCTTTTCTTCTGCGCCCAACACCAAGATGCCACAGGAATTACTGCCTGTTCCAAAAGAAGCTAAAGATAGCCTAAAAATGCTGTGGATCTCCTGTGGTGACCAGGATGGTTTGCTCAATATCAGTAAGCGTACACATGAGTACCTTTCGGAGCACGAAGTGCCACATATTTACTATCTGGAGTCGGGCGGGCATGATTTTAACGTATGGAGAAATGATCTCTATAATGTCTCGCAATTGTTATTTAAGGATAAGAAATAA
- a CDS encoding glycoside hydrolase family 95 protein, translating to MVSRKMIENFIWKYISIFIVILSLNMTLLFAQKRSALTLWYDRPADERVWEQALPLGNGRLGSMVYGIPSCERMQLNEETIWAGGPYRNDNKKGEAALKTIQHYIFDGKSAEADRLANETFFTETHGMPYQTAGNILLRFPGHEQYQDYYRELDIERAVALSRYTVDGVAFTREVFTSFADDVIVMKIKSSKKGKLNCTLTYENESKHTIHKNGDKLILAGRGSDHEGIKGQVVYQIHTGVKHTDGQLVVKDQSIDIKGASSICLYISIASNFQNYKQLGADPHKVAAERLRKAMDKDYQLALRQHIASYGKQFNRFQLHFGSLSSEHQEPIAKRIANFARTQDPALVTLLAQFGRYLLICSSQAGGQPANLQGIWNRSMQPAWDSKYTININTEMNYWPAEVTNLSGTLQPLFSMIKELSESGEETAKTLYHARGWVAHHNTDIWRVTSPIDFAAAGMWPSGGLWLSQHLWEHYLFTGDKVFLRQYYPVMRGACDFLLSVLVEHRGYPTKQWLVLSPSISPEQGPLAAGVTMDNQLCYDMLTRTALAAEALGVDAMYRDTLLATARRIPPMHIGRYNQLQEWLEDVDDPHNQHRHVSHLYGLFPGSQISPFRTPELFEAARNSLIYRGDFATGWSIGWKINLWARLLDGNHAYEIIKKMLTVSDENHPEGRTYPNLFTAHPPFQIDGNFGLTAAIAEMLIQSYDGAVHLLPAIPDQWKEGWVKGIKARGGFEIEMQWQKGKIKEVMVFSSLGGNLRLRTASPLKGPELQLAKGDQTNALLAPVITPASIHSADSHLKGIELPSYYEYDVRTLPGKYYTFKVY from the coding sequence ATGGTATCAAGAAAAATGATTGAAAACTTTATTTGGAAGTACATAAGTATATTCATTGTGATCTTGTCACTGAATATGACGTTGTTGTTTGCCCAAAAGCGATCGGCATTGACCCTATGGTATGATCGGCCTGCAGACGAAAGGGTATGGGAACAAGCTTTACCGCTAGGAAATGGTCGGTTGGGCTCTATGGTTTATGGAATTCCATCTTGTGAACGCATGCAGCTCAATGAGGAAACTATTTGGGCGGGTGGACCTTATCGCAACGATAATAAGAAAGGTGAGGCGGCATTAAAAACTATTCAGCATTATATATTCGATGGAAAATCAGCTGAAGCCGATAGACTTGCGAATGAAACCTTCTTCACCGAAACCCATGGCATGCCCTATCAGACCGCAGGAAATATACTGCTGCGATTTCCTGGGCACGAACAGTATCAGGATTATTATCGCGAACTGGATATTGAACGGGCGGTAGCACTGTCCCGTTATACAGTAGATGGGGTAGCATTTACCAGAGAAGTTTTTACTTCGTTTGCTGATGATGTCATTGTCATGAAAATAAAGTCGAGCAAGAAGGGGAAACTCAACTGCACATTAACTTATGAGAATGAGTCGAAGCATACTATTCACAAAAACGGTGATAAACTTATATTAGCAGGACGAGGATCCGATCATGAGGGTATTAAAGGGCAGGTTGTTTATCAGATTCATACGGGAGTAAAGCATACCGATGGACAGCTTGTTGTGAAAGACCAATCGATTGATATAAAAGGTGCAAGTTCCATTTGTCTTTACATTTCCATAGCGAGCAATTTCCAAAATTACAAGCAATTGGGGGCTGATCCCCATAAGGTGGCCGCTGAAAGGTTGCGAAAAGCGATGGATAAGGATTATCAGCTTGCTTTGCGGCAGCACATCGCTTCTTATGGCAAACAATTTAACCGCTTCCAGCTCCATTTTGGCAGTTTGAGCAGTGAACATCAGGAGCCTATTGCAAAGCGTATCGCAAATTTTGCCCGTACACAGGACCCGGCGCTCGTGACTTTGTTGGCTCAATTCGGCCGCTATTTGCTTATCTGTTCTTCACAGGCAGGTGGTCAACCTGCTAATCTGCAAGGCATCTGGAACCGCTCCATGCAACCAGCCTGGGACAGTAAATATACGATCAATATCAATACCGAAATGAACTATTGGCCAGCAGAGGTTACCAACCTTTCTGGCACGCTCCAGCCGTTATTTTCGATGATTAAAGAGCTCAGTGAAAGCGGAGAAGAGACAGCGAAGACATTGTATCATGCGCGCGGCTGGGTAGCGCATCACAATACCGATATCTGGCGCGTGACGAGTCCGATTGATTTTGCGGCTGCCGGAATGTGGCCGAGTGGAGGGCTGTGGTTGTCTCAACATTTGTGGGAACATTACCTTTTTACGGGAGATAAGGTCTTTTTAAGGCAATATTATCCAGTAATGAGGGGAGCTTGCGACTTTCTTTTGTCTGTGCTTGTCGAGCATCGTGGTTATCCGACTAAACAATGGCTCGTTCTGAGTCCTTCAATTTCGCCCGAGCAAGGGCCACTTGCGGCAGGCGTAACCATGGATAATCAGCTATGCTACGACATGCTGACACGTACTGCTTTGGCGGCAGAAGCCCTCGGTGTTGATGCAATGTATAGGGACACATTATTGGCAACGGCACGGCGGATTCCACCAATGCATATAGGTCGTTATAATCAGTTACAAGAATGGCTGGAAGACGTGGATGATCCGCACAATCAACATCGGCATGTATCCCATTTATATGGATTGTTTCCAGGTAGTCAAATTTCACCGTTCCGCACGCCTGAATTGTTTGAGGCAGCACGTAATTCGTTGATCTATCGAGGTGATTTTGCGACGGGATGGTCAATTGGATGGAAAATAAATTTATGGGCCCGTTTATTGGACGGAAACCATGCCTACGAAATTATAAAAAAGATGTTGACGGTTTCCGATGAAAACCATCCCGAGGGACGTACCTATCCCAATCTGTTTACGGCACATCCTCCATTTCAGATTGATGGTAATTTTGGCTTAACGGCCGCAATTGCGGAGATGCTGATTCAAAGCTACGATGGTGCTGTGCATTTACTGCCAGCTATTCCCGATCAATGGAAAGAGGGCTGGGTAAAGGGGATCAAGGCGCGCGGTGGATTTGAAATTGAAATGCAATGGCAAAAAGGAAAGATAAAGGAAGTTATGGTCTTTTCATCTTTAGGCGGTAATTTGCGGCTGCGAACGGCTTCGCCATTGAAAGGACCTGAACTTCAACTAGCAAAAGGCGATCAGACTAATGCCCTTTTAGCTCCTGTAATAACACCAGCGAGTATTCATTCGGCAGATTCACACCTGAAAGGAATTGAATTACCAAGCTATTATGAATACGATGTACGAACCTTGCCTGGAAAATACTATACATTTAAGGTTTACTAA